The following coding sequences lie in one Tichowtungia aerotolerans genomic window:
- a CDS encoding PAS domain S-box protein, whose amino-acid sequence MQARFLSIRSVFLAAVLAAGVGCAFELTPQEKSCLEARNYTLRVAFHGNYIPLSYVDEQGDLTGVMPEFFRWMADRVGFELETDVVTGLQAMQGLRDGKYDAVGAAVLGSQRRDQQKMVSLPVLETPTGIFVPENSPVQNLSGLFGKTVACEGESSGRVLDQLNLNLSKKEYTHFGDVLAAVESGECSAMLYNRLTVLSYVHAGKTTDAFRMLDGPLSTNQVCVKVADEALLSLMNRLIAESRQAGVIRWIKRPFVGENFMPDSVLMKYGRWLVGGVAGLLLVVLGFWLWDVRLSRSVHEKTEQLRNSEERLRAIFQNSPDPMFIEDENGMILDANPQACQMQGMAYDELIGKNVLSLVPEDHRESLEKDFPKWFTGELRRYEGATLRSDGSTVSVEVIGAPMRYDGRLAVLLQVRDMSERKRAEIALKESEARYRSLIEVQNSLIVRMDPEGRFTFVNEAFCRFVGRSRGELIGRFFLPYTYHEDLEQPKQALADLVSGARSVVITEHRVRSNNGIAWINWEQTAIFNESGRVVEVQAVGRDVTERRRIHDALQESEKRLRFLFEEIPHIAVQGYNSNHEVIFWNRASEHLYNYSRSEALGKKIEDLLAPDDQREEFVESIDQWVTVGQSKGTGEMIKKRADGEPVAVYSTRLATWNKSGEREMYVVDIDLSELKRANSELVKAKQFAERANRAKSEFLANMSHEIRTPMNGVMGMTSLLLDSGLDDEQKDLAQTVLDSTKELLTIIDELLDISRIEAGEVRLQMEPFCPRETVEKVVALFADRAAGKNVDLSVAIHPDVPAKMMGDAGRIRQVLINLVGNALKFTDDGHIQIRMQVERPEKGWNLLVDVKDTGIGMGPNLQKRVFDKFTQGDSSSTRLHGGAGLGLAITKQLVELMGGRISVSSAIGQGTTFAFNILLSDLAEEEPEPCADVPVEASLQKIDATVLLVDDNLVNQKVAVAMIKKTGCRVSVAANGAEALKVIAAQRFDLIFMDCQMPIMDGFETTRTIRSMVGEIRDIPIIAMTAHALKEDRQKCLDAGMDDYLSKPVHKDQLRAVLQKYCG is encoded by the coding sequence ATGCAAGCGCGTTTTTTGTCCATCCGGTCTGTGTTTCTGGCGGCGGTTTTAGCGGCGGGGGTGGGGTGCGCGTTTGAGCTGACCCCGCAGGAGAAGAGCTGTCTGGAGGCGCGGAATTATACGCTCCGGGTGGCGTTTCACGGAAACTATATTCCTCTGTCGTACGTGGATGAGCAGGGCGATCTGACGGGGGTAATGCCGGAGTTTTTCCGCTGGATGGCGGACCGGGTCGGGTTTGAGCTGGAAACCGACGTGGTCACGGGGCTTCAGGCCATGCAGGGCCTTCGCGACGGCAAATATGATGCGGTCGGTGCTGCCGTGCTGGGAAGTCAGCGCCGGGATCAGCAGAAAATGGTCTCGCTGCCGGTGCTCGAGACGCCGACAGGCATTTTCGTTCCGGAAAACAGTCCCGTTCAGAATCTGTCCGGGCTGTTCGGAAAAACGGTGGCCTGTGAGGGAGAGTCTTCCGGGCGGGTTCTGGATCAGCTGAATCTCAATCTTTCAAAAAAAGAGTACACGCATTTCGGTGATGTGCTGGCTGCGGTGGAGTCGGGGGAGTGTTCGGCGATGCTCTACAACCGGCTGACGGTGCTCAGTTATGTTCACGCCGGGAAAACCACCGATGCGTTTCGAATGCTGGATGGCCCGCTGAGTACCAATCAGGTGTGTGTGAAGGTGGCGGATGAGGCGCTTCTTTCGCTGATGAACCGCCTGATTGCGGAATCGCGGCAGGCCGGGGTGATCCGCTGGATCAAGCGGCCGTTTGTCGGTGAGAATTTTATGCCGGATTCTGTTCTCATGAAATACGGGCGCTGGCTGGTCGGCGGTGTCGCTGGACTTCTGCTTGTGGTGCTGGGGTTCTGGCTGTGGGATGTGCGGCTGTCGCGCAGTGTGCATGAGAAAACGGAGCAGCTTCGAAACAGTGAGGAGCGGCTGCGGGCTATTTTCCAGAATTCACCGGACCCGATGTTTATTGAAGATGAGAACGGAATGATTCTGGACGCAAATCCCCAGGCCTGTCAGATGCAGGGGATGGCATATGATGAGCTGATTGGCAAAAATGTGCTGAGCTTGGTTCCGGAAGATCATCGGGAGTCTCTGGAAAAAGATTTTCCGAAGTGGTTTACCGGGGAGTTGCGGCGGTATGAAGGGGCCACGCTGCGTTCTGACGGATCGACGGTCTCGGTGGAGGTGATCGGTGCGCCGATGCGCTATGACGGCCGGCTGGCGGTCCTGCTGCAGGTTCGGGATATGTCGGAACGGAAGCGGGCGGAGATTGCGCTGAAAGAAAGTGAAGCGCGTTATCGCAGCCTGATTGAGGTGCAGAACAGCCTGATTGTTCGAATGGATCCGGAGGGGCGCTTTACCTTTGTGAATGAGGCCTTCTGCCGCTTTGTGGGGCGGAGCCGCGGCGAGCTGATCGGCCGCTTTTTCCTTCCGTATACGTATCATGAGGATCTGGAGCAGCCGAAACAGGCTTTGGCGGATCTTGTGTCCGGGGCCAGGAGCGTGGTGATTACCGAGCACCGGGTCCGGTCCAATAACGGGATTGCATGGATCAACTGGGAGCAGACGGCGATTTTTAATGAGTCGGGCCGCGTGGTGGAGGTTCAGGCGGTGGGACGGGATGTGACGGAGCGCCGCCGGATTCACGATGCGCTTCAGGAGAGTGAGAAGCGTCTGCGGTTCCTGTTCGAGGAAATTCCTCATATTGCTGTGCAGGGCTATAATTCGAATCACGAAGTCATCTTCTGGAACCGGGCCAGCGAGCATTTGTATAATTACTCACGCAGCGAAGCGCTGGGTAAGAAAATTGAGGATCTTCTTGCTCCGGACGATCAGCGCGAAGAGTTTGTGGAGTCCATCGACCAATGGGTGACGGTTGGTCAGTCCAAAGGGACTGGTGAGATGATCAAAAAACGTGCAGACGGTGAACCGGTCGCGGTGTACTCCACCCGCTTAGCTACGTGGAATAAAAGCGGCGAGCGGGAAATGTATGTGGTGGATATTGACCTGTCCGAGCTGAAACGCGCCAACAGTGAGCTGGTGAAGGCCAAACAGTTTGCGGAGCGGGCCAATCGGGCCAAGAGTGAATTTCTTGCCAATATGAGCCACGAAATCCGGACCCCGATGAACGGGGTGATGGGAATGACGTCCCTGCTTCTGGACAGCGGGCTTGACGATGAACAGAAGGATCTGGCACAGACCGTCCTTGACTCGACCAAGGAGCTGCTGACCATCATCGATGAGCTGCTGGATATTTCCCGGATTGAGGCCGGAGAAGTTCGGTTGCAGATGGAGCCGTTCTGTCCCCGCGAGACGGTCGAAAAAGTGGTGGCGCTTTTTGCCGATCGGGCCGCCGGGAAGAATGTTGACCTGTCTGTGGCCATTCACCCGGATGTCCCTGCAAAAATGATGGGCGATGCCGGGCGTATCCGGCAGGTGCTGATCAATCTGGTGGGCAATGCTCTCAAATTTACGGACGACGGACATATCCAGATTCGCATGCAGGTGGAGCGGCCCGAAAAAGGATGGAACCTGCTCGTCGATGTGAAAGACACCGGTATCGGCATGGGGCCGAACCTGCAGAAACGGGTTTTTGATAAATTCACTCAGGGCGATTCCTCGTCGACCCGCCTGCATGGCGGTGCCGGGCTGGGCCTCGCCATTACCAAACAGCTGGTTGAGCTGATGGGGGGCCGCATTTCAGTGTCCAGTGCAATCGGGCAGGGCACCACCTTTGCCTTTAATATTCTTCTTTCAGACCTGGCAGAGGAAGAACCGGAGCCTTGTGCAGACGTTCCGGTCGAAGCTTCTCTGCAGAAAATCGATGCCACCGTTCTGCTGGTTGATGATAATCTGGTCAATCAGAAGGTTGCGGTGGCCATGATTAAAAAGACCGGCTGCCGGGTGTCTGTGGCCGCCAACGGAGCAGAGGCTCTGAAAGTGATCGCCGCCCAGCGGTTCGACCTGATTTTCATGGACTGTCAAATGCCGATCATGGACGGATTTGAAACCACCCGTACCATCCGCTCGATGGTCGGAGAAATTCGTGACATTCCGATTATCGCCATGACCGCTCACGCCTTGAAAGAGGATCGCCAGAAATGCCTCGATGCAGGCATGGACGATTATTTGTCCAAACCGGTCCATAAAGACCAGCTTCGGGCCGTGCTGCAGAAGTATTGCGGCTAG
- a CDS encoding HNH endonuclease gives MLVGLVLPDRLLAMNVRKQYSEFLYAGNVQGSNKASSYIRALVLLDGILRQTGLLEHRDFWSIESVDEIDRLYKYALEFQKEEGSIFLHSGLPPSYGRNGYYSAALKSYQQFLVLRQYEDGLWDVYNTSGIDPTELGKKLARKKIKFAETLVEDRDVDFSTKEGKDILRQTKARVNQKFFRDMILVDYETQCCVTGLNIPAVLRASHIVGWAEDKANRMNPANGLCLSATYDAAFDRHLISFDDDFRMILSPGLKEHYSNEAFKTHFLAFEGKLISPPKRFCPDQSFLEKHRQKLVA, from the coding sequence GTGTTGGTAGGGCTTGTTTTGCCTGATAGGCTTTTAGCCATGAATGTCCGGAAACAGTATTCAGAATTTCTTTATGCGGGAAATGTTCAGGGGAGCAACAAAGCTTCTTCATATATTCGGGCTTTGGTGTTACTCGATGGGATTTTGAGGCAAACAGGATTATTGGAACATCGGGATTTTTGGTCGATTGAGTCGGTTGATGAAATCGACCGGCTTTATAAATATGCGCTGGAGTTTCAAAAAGAGGAGGGCAGTATTTTTCTGCATTCCGGTCTTCCGCCCAGTTATGGTCGAAATGGTTATTACTCCGCCGCATTGAAAAGCTATCAGCAGTTTCTAGTGTTGCGCCAATACGAGGATGGATTGTGGGATGTTTACAATACTTCAGGGATCGATCCGACAGAACTCGGTAAAAAACTGGCACGTAAGAAAATCAAGTTTGCTGAGACGTTGGTTGAGGATCGGGACGTCGATTTTTCAACCAAAGAGGGTAAGGATATTTTGCGACAAACCAAAGCCCGTGTGAATCAGAAATTTTTCCGGGACATGATCTTGGTCGACTACGAGACACAATGTTGTGTGACAGGGTTAAATATTCCTGCGGTGTTGCGGGCCAGCCATATTGTCGGATGGGCAGAAGACAAGGCGAATCGAATGAACCCGGCGAACGGTCTTTGTCTTTCGGCGACGTATGATGCCGCCTTTGATCGTCATCTCATTTCATTTGATGACGATTTCCGCATGATTCTCAGTCCGGGGTTAAAGGAGCATTACAGCAACGAGGCTTTTAAAACGCATTTTCTGGCTTTTGAGGGAAAACTGATTTCTCCACCCAAACGTTTTTGTCCCGATCAATCCTTTTTAGAGAAGCACCGGCAAAAGCTAGTAGCTTGA
- a CDS encoding DNA cytosine methyltransferase, whose translation MKYGQYRLIDLFCGCGGMTQGFVDTNKFYSVFANDFNVEAIDSYKANFDPKGKHTFHGDIIELLDKELCPIPKADVVIGGPPCQGFSLLNRKREGDPRRRLWVQFLRVVELSQAPVVVMENVPQLLSSLEYEEICTALSALNFKHIKSDALIAANYGVPEVRKRAIIMASKLGPISLPRPTHMNPKRVKKESDFFSDRTLKPWATVKSAIGDLPKPVGTEIRNEPSPLNLHFGRTPTAKSLERYKAVPPGGNRFDLLKNRPDITPDCWKRKKSGGTDLFGRLWWDRPSVTIRTEFFKPEKGRYLHPTQNRPITHREAARIQSFPDDFVFCGSKIEVARQIGNAVPPLLAQAIAEEVVACLKKETSPEYVAETSKGIKYLHKLNGVRG comes from the coding sequence ATGAAGTACGGACAATACAGACTAATCGATCTTTTCTGCGGCTGCGGTGGCATGACCCAAGGCTTTGTAGACACCAATAAATTCTATTCTGTCTTTGCCAATGATTTTAATGTCGAGGCCATCGACTCCTACAAAGCCAACTTTGACCCTAAAGGCAAACATACATTCCATGGCGATATCATTGAGCTACTGGATAAGGAGCTTTGCCCGATTCCTAAAGCTGATGTAGTAATCGGTGGCCCGCCCTGCCAAGGGTTCTCTCTGCTGAACCGAAAAAGAGAAGGCGATCCTCGCAGAAGACTATGGGTGCAGTTCCTTCGGGTTGTTGAGTTGTCACAGGCTCCAGTCGTAGTCATGGAAAACGTTCCGCAGCTCCTTTCTTCCCTGGAATACGAAGAAATCTGCACGGCCCTGTCCGCGTTGAATTTCAAACACATCAAATCCGATGCTTTAATTGCTGCCAACTACGGAGTTCCAGAAGTCCGCAAACGAGCAATCATCATGGCGTCTAAACTCGGACCAATCTCCCTGCCGCGCCCGACACACATGAACCCAAAACGGGTAAAAAAAGAATCGGACTTCTTCTCCGATAGAACGCTTAAGCCTTGGGCAACTGTCAAATCCGCCATTGGCGACCTGCCGAAACCGGTTGGAACAGAAATTCGCAACGAACCGTCTCCGCTAAATCTTCATTTTGGAAGAACTCCGACCGCAAAAAGTCTGGAACGCTACAAGGCAGTTCCCCCTGGAGGAAATCGGTTCGACTTACTAAAAAATCGGCCCGATATCACCCCTGACTGCTGGAAGCGCAAAAAATCCGGAGGCACCGACTTGTTCGGTCGTCTTTGGTGGGACCGCCCATCGGTCACCATCCGAACAGAATTCTTTAAACCGGAAAAAGGCCGCTACCTCCACCCCACACAAAACCGGCCGATCACCCACCGTGAAGCAGCACGAATCCAAAGCTTCCCTGATGACTTTGTTTTCTGTGGCAGCAAAATCGAAGTGGCACGCCAGATTGGGAATGCCGTTCCGCCGCTTTTAGCGCAGGCCATTGCAGAAGAAGTTGTTGCCTGCCTGAAAAAAGAAACCTCTCCTGAATACGTCGCCGAAACGAGCAAAGGCATCAAATACCTGCACAAACTCAATGGAGTACGAGGATGA
- a CDS encoding HNH endonuclease: protein MSKATEKYRSELISLLKNFNSSDSDLRKKVLDLVPVWDSLRALGTSMLPHEIARSARKRLLYYFQQYPCTILSRKELAVVAGIDDWPRRVRELRREYGWNIASGLTVREMSEVGDLNHEASLPDFSVMTPGDYIMLSAEQDREAAHRWRVANDIRKGPGGAKSKILAFLLENIAKPVSGEDLRYVSKDKSEWARRTRQLRSEDGWQVCTHWNGRPDLPPGMYVLESDRQLPAHDRKIDDKVRRAVFVRDNHTCQECGWSHDKWNPSDPRHLELHHIEHHVSGGTNDEGNLKTLCNVCHDNEHKK, encoded by the coding sequence ATGAGCAAAGCCACAGAAAAATATCGTTCTGAACTGATTTCTCTACTGAAAAACTTCAATTCTTCGGACTCAGACCTCCGGAAAAAAGTTTTAGATTTGGTTCCCGTGTGGGACAGCCTTCGTGCTCTCGGAACCTCCATGCTCCCGCATGAAATTGCACGCTCAGCCCGCAAGCGTCTCCTTTACTATTTCCAACAATACCCCTGCACCATTCTTTCCCGGAAAGAGCTAGCCGTCGTTGCCGGAATCGACGACTGGCCCCGGCGCGTTCGGGAGCTCCGACGAGAGTATGGGTGGAACATCGCAAGCGGACTAACAGTTAGGGAAATGTCCGAAGTCGGAGATTTGAATCATGAAGCTTCCTTACCGGACTTTTCAGTGATGACTCCGGGCGACTATATCATGCTCAGCGCAGAACAAGACCGCGAGGCCGCCCACCGCTGGCGGGTAGCAAACGACATCCGAAAAGGCCCCGGAGGCGCAAAATCTAAAATCCTAGCCTTCCTCCTCGAAAACATAGCAAAACCAGTCAGCGGAGAAGACCTCCGCTATGTTTCCAAAGACAAATCCGAATGGGCCCGACGAACCCGCCAGTTAAGATCAGAGGATGGGTGGCAAGTCTGCACCCACTGGAATGGCCGCCCTGACCTGCCGCCGGGCATGTATGTTCTGGAAAGCGACCGACAGCTCCCCGCCCATGACCGTAAAATTGATGATAAAGTCCGGAGAGCTGTTTTTGTCCGAGATAACCACACCTGTCAAGAGTGCGGATGGTCACATGACAAATGGAATCCTTCCGATCCGCGGCATTTGGAACTGCATCATATCGAACATCACGTTTCGGGCGGAACAAACGATGAAGGCAACCTGAAAACGCTTTGTAACGTTTGCCATGATAATGAACATAAGAAGTAA
- a CDS encoding very short patch repair endonuclease — translation MTDHLTPEKRSWNMSRIKGKDTSPEILVRSMLHRAGYRFRKNVKTLPGKPDIVLPKYRTVIFVHGCFWHRHKGCKGATTPKTRTDWWQKKFERNIANDKKHTRELRKLGWHVLTIWECELKNSNRVFLKLEKILTTNHTKNTKG, via the coding sequence ATGACCGATCATCTCACTCCGGAAAAGCGCAGCTGGAACATGTCCCGCATCAAAGGCAAAGACACCAGCCCCGAAATCCTCGTCCGCTCCATGCTCCACCGCGCCGGCTATCGCTTCCGCAAAAACGTCAAAACCCTGCCCGGCAAGCCGGACATCGTCCTGCCGAAATACCGAACTGTCATCTTCGTCCACGGGTGCTTCTGGCACCGCCACAAAGGCTGCAAAGGCGCCACCACTCCGAAGACACGAACCGACTGGTGGCAAAAGAAATTCGAGCGCAACATCGCCAACGATAAAAAGCACACCCGTGAGCTGCGCAAACTCGGCTGGCATGTCCTGACTATATGGGAATGCGAGTTAAAGAATTCGAACCGTGTATTCCTAAAACTGGAAAAGATCTTAACCACGAATCACACGAAAAACACGAAAGGCTGA